In one window of Sandaracinaceae bacterium DNA:
- a CDS encoding neutral/alkaline non-lysosomal ceramidase N-terminal domain-containing protein: MATSITWASVGTLEFGTSEQPLPLPDDYGMAGYSLGGKKGHAGSQTLYARTLALKDAGGEEATLCIVDLMCPSLALFEAVVAKTGIPAERLILAGTHTHTAPGHFYGNSFYRVFAQPLRPDAVFEPNLAWIDELGAAIAAGVSAAWTSLRPGVVGVGRADCYGVARNRSEAPFASNPEATAWSAPGMPGEHATAGLHGTRRAIDPRVTCIAARPTGAGDAAAFAFYACHATALGPKQTTYHRDWPGYAIDKVESRHPNGVVAALGLGCAGDVSPLPPGEEEGDAQGEPLAQTVGATVGDVVADILAALPASTTPLTLEVSGGAWAPGATHAWDVGYPILFGAEDGRTELLGAVLREGMRKREGTRKPGDTQWPKRSVLPLLKRMLRKVGLNPSPWHPLHRLRLGTHEFVTVPGEPTTVAGFRMEGDALGRPGVSSASLIGYSGDYAGYFTTAEEYALQHYEGAHTLYGEPTLDLLRAAVGAPSPMPPPGASLP; encoded by the coding sequence ATGGCGACGAGCATCACGTGGGCGAGCGTCGGGACGCTCGAGTTCGGGACGAGCGAGCAGCCCCTGCCCCTGCCGGACGACTACGGCATGGCGGGCTACTCGCTGGGTGGGAAGAAGGGCCACGCGGGCAGCCAGACCCTCTACGCGCGCACGCTCGCGTTGAAGGACGCGGGGGGCGAGGAGGCCACGCTGTGCATCGTGGACCTCATGTGTCCATCCCTCGCGTTGTTCGAAGCGGTGGTGGCCAAGACGGGCATCCCGGCCGAGCGCCTGATCCTGGCGGGTACGCACACCCACACCGCCCCGGGGCACTTCTATGGCAACTCGTTCTATCGCGTGTTCGCCCAGCCCCTGCGCCCCGACGCCGTGTTCGAGCCCAACCTCGCGTGGATCGACGAGCTGGGCGCGGCCATCGCGGCCGGCGTGAGCGCGGCCTGGACCTCACTGCGGCCTGGCGTGGTCGGCGTGGGTCGGGCCGACTGCTACGGGGTCGCGCGCAACCGATCCGAGGCGCCCTTCGCGTCGAACCCCGAGGCCACCGCCTGGAGCGCCCCCGGCATGCCCGGCGAGCACGCGACCGCAGGGCTGCACGGCACCCGCCGCGCCATCGACCCGCGCGTCACCTGCATCGCGGCGCGACCCACGGGCGCGGGGGACGCGGCCGCCTTCGCGTTCTACGCGTGCCACGCCACCGCGCTGGGCCCGAAGCAGACGACCTACCACCGGGACTGGCCGGGCTACGCCATCGACAAGGTGGAGAGCCGCCACCCGAACGGTGTGGTCGCCGCGCTCGGGCTCGGGTGCGCCGGCGACGTGTCGCCGCTCCCGCCGGGCGAAGAGGAGGGGGACGCGCAGGGCGAGCCGCTGGCGCAGACCGTGGGCGCCACAGTCGGCGACGTGGTGGCCGACATCCTCGCGGCGCTGCCGGCCAGCACCACCCCGCTCACGCTCGAGGTCTCGGGCGGTGCGTGGGCGCCAGGCGCGACGCACGCGTGGGACGTGGGCTACCCCATCCTCTTCGGTGCCGAGGACGGCCGCACCGAGCTCCTGGGGGCCGTCCTGCGCGAGGGCATGCGCAAGCGCGAGGGCACCCGCAAGCCCGGGGACACCCAGTGGCCCAAGCGCTCGGTCCTGCCGCTGCTCAAGCGCATGCTGCGCAAGGTCGGCCTGAACCCGTCGCCGTGGCACCCGCTGCACCGGCTGCGGCTGGGCACGCACGAGTTCGTCACAGTCCCCGGTGAGCCCACCACGGTGGCCGGGTTCCGCATGGAGGGGGACGCGCTGGGGCGGCCCGGCGTGAGCAGCGCCAGCCTGATCGGCTATTCCGGGGACTACGCGGGCTACTTCACGACCGCCGAGGAGTACGCCCTACAACACTACGAGGGGGCTCACACGCTCTACGGCGAGCCCACCCTCGACCTCTTGCGCGCGGCTGTCGGCGCGCCCAGCCCGATGCCGCCGCCCGGCGCGAGCCTGCCGTAG
- a CDS encoding SDR family NAD(P)-dependent oxidoreductase: MTDLILTGASRGIGRALALALAEDENPPRMLLIARDAERLASLVGTLRARGVDAQAQVGDLGGLDAARALGRTARTWVRPGALLVHNAGVWPSHRTLTEDGLEQAFVTNCAGPLTMQAELLDPPSSLARVLVIGAGLMVRGRVDAERTPTGRDFSSFRTYCDTKLAFAVAQRELARLHPELDVLVLHPGVVRTELGARGGLLGWVLERVKRRWEDPADCAARLSRLLSHEGRWSPPGSAAFRVVERDTAWPPVAEAGATLDALPGLLAYARR, translated from the coding sequence ATGACCGACCTGATCCTCACGGGGGCGTCACGTGGTATCGGCCGTGCGCTGGCCCTCGCGCTCGCGGAAGACGAGAACCCTCCCCGCATGCTCCTCATCGCGCGTGACGCCGAGCGACTCGCCTCGCTCGTGGGCACGCTGCGCGCACGTGGGGTGGACGCGCAGGCCCAGGTGGGGGACCTCGGTGGCCTCGACGCGGCTCGCGCTCTCGGCAGGACGGCGCGCACGTGGGTGCGACCGGGCGCGCTGCTGGTGCACAACGCGGGCGTGTGGCCGAGCCATCGCACGCTCACCGAGGACGGGCTGGAACAGGCCTTCGTGACCAACTGCGCGGGCCCTCTCACGATGCAGGCCGAGCTCTTGGATCCGCCCTCTTCGCTCGCGCGGGTGTTGGTGATCGGTGCGGGCTTGATGGTGCGCGGGCGGGTCGACGCCGAACGCACCCCCACGGGGCGCGACTTCTCCAGCTTCCGCACGTACTGCGACACCAAGCTGGCGTTCGCGGTGGCCCAGCGCGAGCTGGCGCGGCTGCACCCAGAGCTCGACGTCCTGGTGCTGCACCCCGGCGTCGTCCGCACCGAGCTCGGGGCGCGAGGCGGGCTCCTGGGGTGGGTGCTCGAGCGTGTGAAGCGGCGCTGGGAGGACCCGGCGGACTGCGCGGCGCGGCTCTCCCGGCTGCTGTCCCACGAGGGGCGCTGGTCCCCACCGGGCAGCGCCGCGTTCCGGGTGGTGGAGCGCGACACGGCGTGGCCCCCCGTGGCAGAGGCCGGCGCGACCCTCGACGCGCTCCCGGGGTTGCTCGCCTACGCGCGCCGTTGA
- a CDS encoding NAD(P)/FAD-dependent oxidoreductase: MSENDLDVLIVGAGLSGISAAYHVQALCPGKTFALLERRERLGGTWDLFRYPGVRSDSDMYTLGFSFRPWTNPKAIADAPDILAYLHETADAYGLHEKIRYGLHVKRASWSSRDARWTVEAERVATGEVVRLRVGFLFMCSGYYDYDRGYQPTFPGMEDFTGRWVHPQFWPEDLSYEGKRVVVIGSGATAITLVPAMAEQAAHVTMLQRSPTYVASAPAEDQIANWLREHLPGETAYLLTRAKNIGFGMVMFAFCRRFPERAKAFLVGEVQKALGPDFDVEKHFTPTYAPWDQRVCLAPDGDFFAALNDGRAAVVTEQIERITPHGIQLRTGETLPADVIVSATGLEMQFLSGMQLEVDGRAVTPAETLTYKGMMFSGVPNLALALGYTNASWTLKCDLTAAYVCRLINHMDARGYDTCCPEPDGPLEPIPLIDFSSGYVQRALAKLPKQGSRAPWKLYQNYVLDLLTLRHAPLDDGAMRFSRGA; this comes from the coding sequence ATGAGTGAGAACGACCTCGACGTGCTGATCGTGGGCGCAGGCCTGTCGGGTATCAGCGCCGCGTACCACGTCCAGGCGCTCTGCCCGGGCAAGACGTTCGCGTTGCTGGAGCGACGCGAGCGCCTGGGCGGCACCTGGGATCTGTTTCGCTACCCGGGCGTGCGCTCCGACTCGGACATGTACACCCTCGGCTTCTCGTTCAGGCCCTGGACCAACCCCAAGGCCATCGCGGACGCCCCGGACATCCTCGCCTACCTGCACGAGACGGCCGACGCCTACGGGCTGCACGAGAAGATCCGCTACGGCCTGCACGTGAAGCGCGCCTCGTGGTCCAGCCGCGACGCCCGCTGGACGGTGGAGGCCGAGCGCGTGGCGACGGGGGAGGTGGTGCGCCTGCGCGTGGGCTTCCTGTTCATGTGCAGCGGCTACTACGACTACGACCGCGGCTACCAGCCCACGTTCCCGGGCATGGAAGACTTCACCGGGCGCTGGGTGCACCCGCAGTTCTGGCCGGAGGACCTCTCCTACGAAGGCAAGCGCGTGGTGGTCATCGGCAGCGGCGCCACCGCCATCACGCTGGTGCCCGCCATGGCCGAGCAGGCCGCGCACGTGACCATGCTGCAGCGCTCACCCACGTACGTGGCCAGCGCCCCGGCCGAGGACCAGATCGCCAACTGGCTGCGCGAGCACCTCCCCGGCGAGACCGCCTACCTGCTCACGCGCGCCAAGAACATCGGCTTCGGCATGGTGATGTTCGCGTTCTGCCGGCGCTTCCCCGAGCGCGCCAAGGCGTTCTTGGTGGGCGAGGTGCAGAAGGCACTGGGCCCGGACTTCGACGTGGAGAAGCACTTCACGCCCACCTACGCCCCGTGGGACCAGCGCGTGTGCCTCGCCCCCGACGGTGACTTCTTCGCCGCGCTCAACGACGGGCGCGCCGCGGTGGTCACGGAGCAGATCGAGCGCATCACGCCCCATGGCATCCAGCTGCGCACGGGCGAGACGCTCCCGGCGGACGTCATCGTGTCGGCCACCGGCCTCGAGATGCAGTTCCTGAGCGGGATGCAGCTCGAGGTGGACGGGCGCGCCGTGACGCCCGCGGAGACGCTCACCTACAAGGGCATGATGTTCAGCGGGGTGCCCAACCTGGCGCTGGCGCTGGGCTACACCAACGCGTCGTGGACGCTCAAGTGCGACCTGACGGCGGCCTACGTCTGCCGCCTGATCAACCACATGGACGCGCGCGGCTACGACACGTGCTGCCCCGAGCCCGACGGTCCGCTCGAGCCCATCCCGCTGATCGACTTCTCGTCCGGATACGTGCAGCGCGCGCTCGCCAAGCTCCCCAAGCAGGGCAGCCGCGCCCCGTGGAAGCTGTACCAGAACTACGTGCTGGACCTGCTCACCCTGCGACACGCACCGCTCGACGACGGAGCCATGCGCTTCTCGCGCGGCGCGTAG
- a CDS encoding VWA domain-containing protein gives MEERLADVRRRLERLHSAPDRAPSGFERVLVPVLRAVGWRPQLSTDAARALLDAARARLSAPERPSTLPAATPQAGGTRTPLPPALLEATLAELEDNLRAVERSALVHQLAPGHYLAWLTRVHDWLRDMGRAQTLDVAHAWRVAGAARTSRVTLPLTVSAADAPPGLPLGTVDVLMEAARDEVGSLHRRRRLLEGARRVLLELGASATLEPEPLAARREDLLTGITELNRLEAAGLDGEVQLPYQLRQARARRDAPKTYLALAAVEAFARERGDVELALHAGRCLARIPGASGPSGSSDPPAGPPTHARVSTEAPLPGPVARALREAYAQERARAAEAAQAATMSDARELRRREAYFSEEGALRAALLGLVADGCFDVGGSLSPVRVTEDLRTRITVQHPTAALVLETAGSPADLASAVIDDPRLLLYQLAGGRLLCRRYADERVQRRERDALVSQARIYVLDGSSSMVGARARMRDALLVSELGALVARLMAPETYVHTVLYFRFFDHAAAPTQRIATVDEAVAAVRVILARERGGRTDIEGALVDSFAQVTAARAHDPHLTHAQVVLVTDGEADVSAERVLAARAALSDLPIGVSVVALGDENRDLRALADEQRRAGEAVFYHHLSDAELERWERGEVDLGVPLRTDDGVRDGAWLELLADELSATEQAADPTRTVDELDHAGVALSALDDVGLTAASGRADGERARWEAARRDHAALERRFARWFPDIAEAEASTLTPADGPDAHALLALVDALSVVSEMLALLGSGGAGAMVDAIDLLGRLLWDAGISPARYGALLRDHPGPLREPLRAVRAAAGQDGRRPAEHG, from the coding sequence GTGGAGGAGCGGCTCGCCGACGTCCGACGTCGCCTCGAGCGCTTGCACAGCGCCCCCGATCGCGCGCCGAGCGGCTTCGAGCGCGTGCTGGTGCCCGTGCTGCGCGCCGTGGGCTGGCGGCCCCAGCTCTCGACGGACGCGGCCCGCGCGCTGCTGGACGCGGCACGCGCGCGACTCTCGGCCCCCGAGAGACCCAGCACGCTGCCCGCAGCGACGCCGCAGGCCGGTGGGACGCGCACCCCGCTGCCCCCCGCGCTGCTGGAAGCGACGCTCGCGGAGCTGGAGGACAACCTACGAGCGGTGGAGCGCTCGGCGCTCGTGCACCAGCTGGCCCCGGGTCACTACCTGGCCTGGTTGACCCGCGTGCACGACTGGCTGCGCGACATGGGGCGCGCCCAAACCCTCGACGTGGCGCACGCGTGGCGCGTCGCGGGCGCAGCCCGCACCAGCCGAGTCACCCTACCGCTGACGGTGAGCGCCGCAGACGCCCCGCCCGGCCTGCCGCTCGGGACGGTGGACGTGCTGATGGAGGCGGCGCGCGACGAGGTCGGCTCGCTGCACCGACGGCGACGCCTGCTGGAGGGGGCGCGCCGCGTGCTGCTGGAGCTGGGGGCCTCCGCGACGCTCGAGCCCGAGCCCCTGGCCGCGCGGCGCGAAGACCTGCTGACGGGCATCACGGAGCTGAACCGCCTCGAGGCCGCAGGGCTGGACGGCGAGGTCCAGCTGCCCTACCAGCTACGTCAGGCGCGCGCGCGGCGCGACGCGCCCAAGACCTACCTCGCGCTGGCCGCCGTCGAGGCCTTCGCGCGCGAGCGCGGGGACGTGGAGCTCGCGCTGCACGCGGGGCGCTGTCTCGCGCGCATCCCCGGTGCGTCTGGCCCGTCGGGCTCGTCTGACCCACCGGCGGGGCCGCCGACCCACGCGCGCGTGTCGACCGAGGCGCCTCTGCCCGGTCCCGTCGCGCGCGCATTGCGCGAGGCCTATGCGCAGGAGCGCGCGCGTGCTGCGGAGGCCGCGCAGGCAGCGACCATGAGCGACGCCCGCGAGCTGCGCCGGCGCGAGGCCTACTTCTCGGAAGAGGGTGCGCTGCGGGCGGCCCTGCTCGGGCTGGTGGCGGACGGCTGCTTCGACGTGGGTGGCTCGCTCTCGCCGGTGCGCGTGACCGAAGACCTGCGCACGCGCATCACGGTGCAGCACCCCACCGCCGCGCTGGTGCTGGAGACCGCGGGTTCACCGGCGGACCTCGCCAGCGCCGTAATCGACGACCCGCGCCTCCTGCTCTACCAGCTCGCCGGCGGACGCTTGCTGTGCCGGCGCTACGCGGACGAGCGGGTGCAGCGGCGCGAGCGCGACGCGCTGGTGAGCCAAGCGCGCATCTACGTGCTGGACGGCTCCAGCTCCATGGTGGGGGCCCGCGCGCGCATGCGGGACGCGCTGCTCGTCAGCGAGCTGGGCGCGCTGGTGGCCCGCCTGATGGCGCCCGAGACCTATGTGCACACCGTGCTGTACTTCCGCTTCTTCGACCACGCCGCGGCGCCCACGCAGCGCATCGCGACGGTGGACGAGGCCGTGGCCGCGGTGCGCGTGATCCTCGCGCGCGAGCGCGGCGGCCGCACCGACATCGAGGGCGCGCTGGTGGACTCGTTCGCACAAGTGACCGCCGCCCGGGCGCACGACCCGCACCTCACGCACGCGCAGGTGGTGCTCGTGACCGACGGCGAGGCCGACGTGAGCGCCGAGCGCGTGCTCGCGGCGCGCGCCGCCCTGAGCGACCTGCCGATTGGGGTGAGCGTGGTCGCGCTAGGCGACGAGAACCGGGACCTGCGCGCGCTGGCCGACGAGCAGCGGCGCGCTGGGGAGGCGGTCTTCTACCACCACCTGAGCGACGCGGAGCTCGAGCGCTGGGAGCGCGGCGAGGTGGACCTGGGCGTCCCGCTGCGCACCGACGACGGCGTACGAGACGGGGCCTGGCTCGAGCTGCTGGCCGACGAGCTGAGCGCGACCGAGCAGGCCGCGGACCCTACCCGCACCGTGGACGAGCTCGACCACGCCGGCGTGGCGCTGAGCGCCCTGGACGACGTGGGGCTCACGGCAGCGTCCGGCCGCGCCGACGGGGAGCGCGCTCGCTGGGAGGCGGCGCGGCGTGACCACGCGGCGCTCGAGCGGCGCTTCGCGCGCTGGTTCCCGGACATCGCCGAGGCAGAGGCATCCACCCTGACGCCTGCGGACGGCCCCGACGCGCACGCGCTGCTCGCGCTCGTGGACGCGCTCTCCGTGGTGAGCGAGATGCTGGCCCTGCTGGGCTCGGGCGGCGCGGGCGCGATGGTGGACGCCATCGACCTGCTCGGCCGGCTCTTGTGGGACGCCGGCATCTCCCCCGCCCGCTACGGCGCGCTCCTCCGGGACCACCCTGGCCCGCTGCGCGAGCCGCTGCGCGCCGTGCGGGCCGCCGCGGGTCAGGATGGTCGGAGACCCGCGGAGCACGGCTGA
- a CDS encoding TetR/AcrR family transcriptional regulator, which translates to MTRRRDGLLRREALLDAALVCCTRSSVLRVGIEEIRREAGASPSSVYNLFADLNALRLALLLRTFEQLFAHLTERVVGTRGARGAVFALVEAHLEWVLAHPAEARYMYQATALEYEPEAAARLQERKAALLAPVVHHVAPFVAAGDLPSWSVLALDVSILGASHEACRRYLAGAELDPAWMRRELPQLAWAGILSERRRARRAVT; encoded by the coding sequence GTGACGCGACGGCGAGACGGTCTTCTGCGCCGGGAGGCGCTGCTGGACGCGGCCCTGGTGTGCTGCACGCGCTCCTCGGTGCTGAGGGTGGGCATCGAGGAGATCCGCCGTGAGGCCGGCGCCAGCCCCTCGAGCGTCTACAACCTGTTCGCCGACCTGAACGCGCTGCGCCTCGCGCTCTTGCTGCGTACGTTCGAGCAGCTCTTCGCCCACCTGACCGAGCGTGTGGTCGGCACGCGTGGCGCGCGCGGAGCCGTGTTCGCGCTGGTGGAGGCGCACCTCGAGTGGGTGCTCGCCCACCCCGCGGAGGCCCGCTACATGTATCAAGCGACGGCGCTCGAGTACGAGCCGGAGGCGGCCGCGCGTCTGCAAGAGCGCAAGGCTGCGCTGCTGGCCCCGGTGGTGCACCACGTCGCGCCCTTCGTCGCCGCCGGGGACCTCCCGTCGTGGTCGGTGCTGGCGCTGGACGTGAGCATCCTCGGAGCCAGCCACGAGGCCTGCCGCCGCTACCTCGCGGGAGCCGAGCTGGACCCAGCCTGGATGCGCCGGGAGCTCCCGCAGCTGGCGTGGGCGGGCATCCTCTCCGAGCGACGGCGCGCGCGGCGGGCGGTCACGTGA